GAACAACAATAAAATTAAACTCAATTCAAAAACATCATGAACCGGCAACTCTTCTTTCAGGAAATCAATCGTTCTCTCTTCAATGGGAAGCTGAATGACCGCCAGCGGGAGGGGATCCTCCACAAGCTGGCAGCATTCGACAAGTTCGAGGTAACCGTCGACCAGTGGATTGCTTACATGCTGGCCACTTCTTATCATGAGACCGCGCATACCATGCAACCCATTGAGGAGTGGGGGAAAGGCATGGGGAAATCTTACGGGAAGAAGATCAAACAAAATGGCCAGCCTTACACCTGGCCGGACAAGATCTACTACGGCCGCGGGGATGTCCAACTGACATGGTATGAGAATTACGAACGGATGGGTGATCTGATGGGCCTGCCGCTCCTGGAACAACCGGAGCTCGCGCTCGATCCCGAGATCTCTGCCCAGATTCTGGTTGAGGGAATGATCCTGGGTAAATCCAACCGGGGCGACTTCACCGGCTATTCGCTCGAGAACTTTTTCAACCCCCAACGCGACGATCCCTTCGGTGCCCGCAGGATCATCAACGGCCTCGACAGCGCCCACACCATCGCCGGGTACCATTACAAATTCCTGGAAGCAATCCGTAAAGCATCATGATGAACGAACACAAACTTACAGCTTCACAACTCACAATTGTTGTACCAAATGCTACACCAATTTTTGTACCAGTGATTGCACCAGTGGTTGCACCAAATAGAACAACACCGGTTGTCCTTCTGCTCTTCACAACCCTACTCTTCCTGGTGGGCTGCAAACCCAAACAAATCATCACTGAAAAGGTGGTGACAAAGATCGACAGTACAGCTGTGATCTCTTTAAAGAATGAGCTTCATGCAAAGGAGATCCAGGTAGAAAACCTCAAAACCGATTTTAAGCGCCTCAGCGATGAGAATACCCGGTTGATGAGTGAAGCCTCAACCCACACCATAAACTACGACACTGCGGCCGCTGTGGATCCCCACACAGGTAAATACCCCATTGCAAGTGAAACGATTACCCAAAGCAAAAGCCTGCTTGAAAAAACAATCAAAGAATTTGAGATCCTGGAACAGGAGTACAACAATGAGATTTATAAACTAACCAGGGAAAACCAAAACCTTGAATTCACCCTTGAAACTTTAAAAGAGGAAAACCATTCTCTTAAAGAGAAAATCACCACAACAACCGGATTTAATTTCAAACTTTTCTTTGCAGGTATGATCTTCGGTATTGTACTTATACTTATTTCAATTGCTTTTAAAAACAAAATTTTATCCCTCAAAATACCGAGCAATTTATAACGGTTCTCAGCTATACGCAGGCAGGGATTTTAACCACTGAACTTCCTACGAAGAACTGAACTTCAAATTTAGCACTTTCCTGTCCTACGAAGCACGAATCCCCTGCTTGCGTATAGGTGATGTGTGCGCCCTGCATGAGCAGAGCGCACCTGCTGCAAGCAACAGTAAAATTTCAAAATTACAAATAATTTTGGTTAAACAATGCTCTAAGCAGGTGTATTTTTCCAGAGGGTGTAAGTCCCTTATGCACGGGGTCGTGCCCGAAGCATTAGCAAGTCGCAAGCTGGTTGTTGGTGACGACAGCAGTGAAGGAAGCGAGACTGCAAAATCCGGTACTGACGAACAGAAACGGTATATGAGGCATAATTGTCCTGGGTAAGCAACCACATCATTGTAACGCCCAAAAGGTAGTTTGTGGACAGATATGTAGATACCGCAGGGATTGGAGGAAGGAAAAAGCTCTTACCGGGGGAGATCTCTAAGCAGTAAAATGTAATGAGAAGTCAGCCGAGGTCATAGTAATTACGGAAAACGAGCCGGCAAGTGATAGAAATCCAGAGAGTCGGAGGTCTCACGAACGTAATGAAGGACTGAACGTTAAGAAGTTTTTAATGCGACATGGATTTTCAGCAATGAAATAGCCTGTAGCAAGCGAAACAGGGCAAGAGAAGATGATTAAATTAGCAAACAAAAACGAAATGGAATTGATCGAGCAAGTGATTAACCGTCACAACATGATGCGTGCATTGCAACAGGTCAGGCAGAACAAAGGTTCGGCAGGAGTTGACCGGATGCCTGTAAGCGAACTATACGACCACCTGACAAAGAACAGGGAAAGTATAGGGCAATCATTGTTAAATGGCACTTACCTGCCACAACCCATTTTGGGGGTAGAGATACCCAAGGGAAATGGGAAGACACGTCTTTTAGGTGTGCCTACCGTGGTTGACCGAATGCTTCAACAAGCCGTAGGGCAAGTTTTAGCCAACCGGTTCGAAATGGAATTTGAGGATTACAGTTATGGATTTCGCCCGAATAAGAATGCCCTGCAAGCGGTACTCAAAGCATTGGAGTATATAAACAATGGTTATCAGGATATAGTAGACATTGACCTGAAGAGCTTCTTTGACGAAGTAGACCACTGCATTTTGCTGCAATTGTTGTATCGCAAGGTAAAATGCCCGCTTACGCTGCGTCTTATCCGCAAATGGCTGCGAGCGCCGATTTTAATCAACGGGAAGTTAGTCAAACGCCGAAAAGGAGTACCACAGGGCAGTCCGCTGAGCCCGATTCTCTCCAATATCATGTTAGATGAATTGGATAAAGAATTAGACAGACGTGGATTAAAGTCTGTCCGCTATGCTGACGACTTTAGCATTTATTGCAAAAGCCAATGGCAAGCCCGCAAAACAGGCAACGAGATCTTTCTCTTTCTAAAGAGTAAACTACACCTGCCTATTAATCGGGAGAAAAGTGGAATCCGTCGCCCCGTAAACTTTTCGCTATTAGGATATGGTTTTGTGCCCACTTACAAAAAGGGGGAAAAAGGCAAATACCAGCTGGTGGTAAGCGGCAAAGGATGGAAAAACCTGAAACTAAAACTCAAAGCCATCACCCGAAAAACCACACCCGCCAGTTTCGATGAGCGTATCCACAAACTGAAAGAAGTACAGCGAGGCTGGCTTCAATACTACCGCATGGCAAGTATCCAGGAAAAACTCAAAGATGTGGATGGGTGGGTGCGTAACCGGTTACGTTGCTGTATCTGGAAACAATGGAAGAAATCCGAACGAAGACGGAAAAACCTGATACGTTTGGGCGTTGACCTTGAACACGCATACAGCCACAGCCGTAGCCGAATGGGTACATGGGCGGTCGCCTGTAGCCCTATTTTGAAAACCACCATCACGGTGGAACGTCTGCAACAACGCGGTTACGAACCTATGTTTACTTATTATCAGAAAATTGCTCCATTTCTTAACGAACCGCTGTATACGTGAACCGTACGTACAGTGGTGTGAGAGGCTCTCCCCGTCAGCCAAGGCTGGCGGGGCAGTCTACTCGATTGTATGCTGGTGTTTATCCTTCAAAGTCAATCCGTCTCAAGTTTTAACAAATTTAACAGTTTTCTTATCAATCTGCACAGACGTTGATTCGGAGTACAAATTTATTTTGTTTTTGTGGGTGGGTAAATCCCCAAACCGCCCTTAAAGGCGGTTACTTGGGCTGGCTTTGTAAGCTCTTTGGCAAGCTTTGGTCGTGCGGCGGCTCGTGGGGCTTGCCAATGTGCTTACAAATAGGGTGGGCTTTTCCATCAGCTTCTCACTGTTTTACCCAATGCTTCTAACAACTGCGGATTATCCTCTAAACCAATCTTTGCTACTGCATAGAATTCACTCATCCAATCATCTATTTTGGCAAATGCAGCATCTTTTATTTTTGTTGCATCTTGTGATTCCCCTTTTTCTTTCAGATAAATTGCTCTTGCTGCTTCTAATCCAGATATTAGGGTGTTTGCTGCTGTCAAGTCGTCAACTGATATTTTTAAACGAGCTAATTTACCTTGAATAGCAGAATCGGCAGATGCAACACTGTAAAACTTTTTTGCTGCTTCTAACCATTTTATATATGTCCGTGGCATTACGCCTGAAATGGCTAATTTATCTGCGATTAATGAATCATTTCGGAATACAACTTTAGCTTTTTTTCGATGGGTGTTAAATGTGTCTTCTAATTGCTCCTTTTTACTTGAAAAATCTGCGTAAGCGGCAGATGTTTCATCATCTTCGGTTTTGTTTGCATCGTATGCAGTCCGGGTTTTTGTAAGCAATGCTTTACCTTCTGCGATAACTACTGAATCATAACCTAAATCAGCCATAATAGCCGCAATTTCAGGTTGGGTCTCCGCATTTTCCAAAGCTACCCGGTACAATTCCAAAGTTGCTGTGTCTGTAAGTTTTGTTCGTGATGCCATAATTAAATTTTTAAAGGTTAATAATTAATTACATTTGGTTTTTTCGCTTTTACAATTCTGTTTTTCAGTCTTACAATTGCGTTACCCCCACCGACATTTTCTCTATTCGGATTTGAAATTGATTTTTCCGACCGTACTGCAATATTTCCCCTACTTGCCAGTCTTTTTTTCCTTTCTACTATTGCATTTTTCAAACTTACAACTGCTATTTTTCAACTTGATGTTGTATTTGTAAAACCAAATGTTAAATATAATGAAAATACTTTTTGTAGGAACTCAGTTGCATTTCCGTTTTGTTAAAAAATCAGCAACAACTTTCATTCTTTTGTATCGAAGGGCATTTTACCGAACCATACGAACAATAAACGCAGCAATCGCCTTTTTTGGGTTTTATAAAAGCTTTGCACTTTTCACACTCATAGAAGAACTGGCATGAATCTTCAGGCATTTCTTCTTCTTTTTGATGCCCGCAATTTGGGCAGGTTATGATTGAGTGGTATTGAATTTTCATATCTATAAAGTTTTCAACAATCAGTTTTACATTCCTTTTCAATCCTTTCATTCTCAATTTGAAAGGTAGTGTGCCCTATCCCGAATTCGTGTTCAAGTTTCTTCTGCAGTTCAGAAATAAATTCATCGTTAAACCCTTCCGGCATTATCAGGTGGGCGGTTAAAGCTATTTGGGTGGTACTCATTGCCCAAACGTGTAAATCGTGAATATCGTTAACTCCATTTTGGGATAAAAGAAAGTTGCGTACTTTATCAAGTTTTATTTGTTTGGGTACTGCATCCAGTGCTAAATCAATGGAATCGGCAAATAACCGCCATGTACCCCAAAGGATGACCAGAATAATTATAAAACTCATTACCGGGTCAATCCATTGAATTCCGGTAAGGTTAATCAAAAGCCCGGCAACAACTACACCCAACGACACCCCGGCATCGGCAGCCATGTGCAGGAATGCCCCTTTGATGTTCAGGTCATCCTTTTGGCCTTTCAGAAACAGCAAAGCCGTTATGGTATTGATTACCACACCTATCCCGGCAACAATCATTACTTGCGTACCTGCCACGGGTTCTGGATTTTTGAATTTTCCTACAGCATCCCAGCCAATTGCTATTACTGCCCCAAAAAGCAATAGCGCATTGAGTATCGATACAAGAATGGTTGTTTTGCGTAAACCATAAGTGTATTTCCCTTTTGGTTTTATGGAAGCGAGCCTGATTGCAGCCCAGGCAAAAATCAAACTCAGTACGTCGCTGGCGTTGTGGCCTGCATCGGCTAATAGTGCTGATGAGTTGGCTAATAAACCATAAAATATTTCAACGGCTACAAAGGTGATGTTTAAACCGATGCCAATAGAAAAAGCTTTTCCGTAACTTTTGTTTGTCGCATGTGAATGTGCCATAATTTTACTGATTTAATTTCTTGGGGCGTACATAATGATTCCCATCCCGATAAGCGCAACGATTCCCCCAATTATATCGTACCTGTCGGGGATAAACCCGTCTACTTTCCAACCCCACAGTATGGCCATAATGATAAAAACTCCACCATAAGCGGCATATACACGCCCAAAATTAGCGGGTTGCCACAATTCCATACATTATAAGAATTATCCCTCCGATTGCTCCAAACCACCAGGGTTTATTTTCCCGAAGCCACAGCCAAACAAGGTAACCACCGCCGATTTCACAGAGTCCGGCTAAAACAAATAAAAGTATGGAATAAACTATTTTCATAAGCATCTATTTCCCTAATTTTAAAATTCTTAAAGCCCCTCTTACCACAATCAAAAATACAATTGAGCCAATGATTAAATCGGGATATTTTGATTGGGTCAACAATACCAAAATACCTGCAAGGATAACGCCCGTATTGATAATAATATCGTTTGATGTAAAAATCATGGTAGCTTTCATGTGTGCTTCTTTGCTCTTTGACTTTTGCAACAGATATAGACAAACTGAATTCGCAATCAATGCCAGTATTGATACAATTATCATGGTTTGAAAATCCGGCACCTCTTCAAAACTGATAAACCTACGTATTACTTCTACGAGGCCTATCAGTGCCAATGCCAGTTGAAAATAGCCACTTAGTCGGGCTACTTTTTTCTTGCGGGTTACAGTTGAGCCAACTGCCCAAAGGCTTAGGCCATAAACCAACGCGTCTGCCAGCATATCCAGTGAATCGGCAACCAGGCCCATAGATTTTGAAATAAAACCTGTGGTAATTTCAATGAGAAAAAAAGCAAAATTGATAATCAGAACTGTCCAAAGCAGTTTCGATTGTACTGATGAATCGTCCTTGAATTCATCCTGTTGGACAACAATGGTTTCTTTGTGTTCCGTGCCCAATTTGAGTTCTTTAAGGTGTTTTTCGATTTCCTCATTTTCTTCGGAATGAAACACGGTGAGCTTCCGGTTTTCAATATCGAACACCAAACTTTTAATTGTGGAAAGCCCTTCCAGCTTCATCCTGATAAGGGATTCTTCGGAAGGGCAATCCATTTTGCTGATGGTAAATACAGATTTGAACATGTTAACTATTCTTTATGTAACACCACGTTTAACGGAATAAAGACACCTACTTTCAAGCCCCAATTAATATCATCAACAGGTGTAAACAGGAATACAAAGGCATTTCCCACGTTACCCAATTTGAAATTGGGGCCGGTCTGAAGTATGAATTTTTTTTCATCAATCATATACTCTTCCGCCAAAACCCACGATACAGGAATCTTTTTGTCGAAGCCGACAAACCAATATTCGTTAAAATTGTAGATAGCGTTGGCAAAGGGCGTGTATCCCACCGACAGGTAGGTTTTATTATTGAACATGGCGCCCAACTCGGCATGGATACGCGTTATTTCCGTTTTGTTACCGTCAAAATCGTACATCACAAAAGGGTTAACACGTACCCCTGTGATTACTTTTAACCGTTCGCCTTCCTGGGCATTCGCTGTGAATACCCAGAAAAGTACGAAGGTTAATAACAACAGTTGTTTTCTCATTTCCAAAGATTTTTTAAATACTTTAGGTTAAAATACTGGCCGTATTATACGTTTTCAATGACCTTTTCAAGTTTTGCCCTTATTTCGTTGGCGATTTCCCCTAATTTGTCATTTTCAACCGCCAGCATCGAAGCCATCGGGTCAACGGCAGCTACTTCTGTTTTGCCATCATCCAGTTCCTGCACAATCACATTGCAGGGAAGCATGGCTCCGATTTTATTTTCGGCCCGCAGCGCTTTATGTGCAAATGGCGGATTGCAAGCCCCTAAAATTTGGTATTTATTGAAATCGACATCCAGTTTCTTTTTCAATGTGGCCTGCACATCAATCTCTGTCAAAACCCCGAATCCTTCTTTTTTAAGTTCTTCGGTTACTTTCTCAATGGCTTCATCGAAACCGTACTCTGTTATCTTTTCAATGTAATACTTCATGATTTTTTATTTTACATTAAATCTTTTTTTCGTTCTTCAAATTCTTGTTTATCAATTTCTCCCTTGGCATAACGCTCTTTTAAAATATCGAGCGCCGACTTACTTTCGGGTAGGTTGCCGGGGCGGTTATTTTGACTCATTCCTTTAACAACCATCCAAACAACGGCAATTACGATAATGAGCCCTATAACCCACCACCAGCCCATTCCCATTCCCCATCCGTGACACCCAAATCCATCCATCATAACATTCTCCTTTCTTTTTATCGCTTGTTTTTTTAAAAACCGAACTGGTGTTTACCAACAATTGCTGCGACGTGACATCATCATCTGTTTACGAGAATTCATTCCCATATTACCTGCATGCCAGCAATTTTCCGACATATCCCACCAATTGTAATTGTTGTTGTTAAAGTAGGTAAGCTGCTTTTCAGTAAGAAGTTTTTTTACCTGAACTTTTGTCTCCAGGTTGATATCCTCAATTTTTTCTTCTTTATCGCGGATAGTGCTTCTCAGTGATTTCACCTTTTTTACATAGAGCTCGGGATTTGAATTAGCAGCCCGGTATTCCATTCTCAAACTGCGAAGCTCATTTTCGATTGGAAGCTTTTTCTCGTAACTGTTTTTACGTAGCTCATTGATTTCCGTAATTTGTTCGGCTGATAAGGCATATTCCGCCGGGGTGTTGTTGTTCCACCATTGGGCATTAGCGTTTACCGACCAGTTTGAGTTACAACAATGAGGTTGTGCCATTGCCTGCGATGCAGAAAAGATAATTAATCCTGCAAGTAAAAAAGCCATTTTAAATTTTCCAGTTTTCATAATTAATAATTTTTAATGTTAGACATTCTAATAATTTCAACATCAAAATTACCAATAAGTTAGTGCAACACTATTGCAAAGTTAATCGCAGCGAGGACACACACCGTTAATAATGAATTGAGCATTATCGTAGGTGTAGCCTTCAGGAAGTTTAATGTTGGGAATTGGAAGTTCTTTCATACAACGTGTTCTGCCACAACGTGTACAATAAAAATGAACGTGCAGGTCATGTATATTACATGTGCATTCATCATCGCAAACGGCATATTTAACCGAGCCTGAACCATCATCAACAGGGTGGACAATGAAATTTTCCTCGAATGTTTTAAGCGCCCTGAAAATGGTTGAACGCTCCACTTTTTCAAATCGTTGCTCCAAATCCGCCAGGCTCAGCGCTTTCCCGGTTTCGGCAAGTGTTTTATAAACCAGGGTTCGCATGGCTGTTGGTTTGACGTTTTTCGATTCGAGTTTTTTGTCGATTTCCTTGTTTTCCATATCGTCAAATATTTATGAGAGAAATATTATTCAGAACTTTCATACCCCAAATTTACATAAAAATGTTTAATAACCTTACGGGATTTATCTTTACAACTTCAATTGCTGTACTACCCACATCTTTAATTACTTGACTCCTTCAAATACTTCAAAATAATTGGAATTGTTCTGAATTGTAAATTTGAAAATACATGAATTCATTTTTGGATTAAATCCCCCAAAATGATTGTCATTTTGATTGTGTTGGGTATTCATGTGATTGGTCCAGGCGTTCCATTGGTCAGTTCCCGCCCAGTTGCTGTTGCCCCAACCTTGATTCATATTTCCCCAGCAATTGCCATCGTTCATCCAGGCGTTATTTGTCCAACCGGATTGGCGGTTTGTGCAAAAATCATAATTATTGCGATTATGTCCATATTCAGCAAAAAAATCTTGTCCGGTATAACACACCATAATGCTGTCATAGTTTTGGTATAGTTGCATTGTAAAGGTTGAATCAAAATTGTAGGACAAACAATGCATACTAACTAAGCTATCGTTTATTAGCGTTACATTTAATGTCGCCAGACTGGACTGATTAGTAGCTGTACTCTTAAGAGTACCTGTATATGTGCCGATTACGCTGGAAGCTAAAGTATTATCCAAGGGTGTTTCTTCTTCCTTGTTACATGAATAAAAAAGGAATCCAACTACTGCTACCATTAAAAAAAATAACTTTTGTATTTTTCATGCCAGTAAATAATTTATTTCGTTTCATTTTTCTATCCTCCTATTTTATTCCAATATAAATCCTGCATTTTTAACTTTTGCCTCCAATTCGCTATACGCAATTTGTTTTGGATTGTATTCAATCAGTACCTGGTTCGATTTACGATATAACTTAAAATCTTCAACACCTTTAATTCCGTTTAACAAAGTCGTCAATTTCTCGTTATCACCTTCTTTATGCTCAACAAAACAGATTACGGTTTTTCTTTCATCAATTTTAATTGTAGTGATTTTATTATTATCATTAAGTTCAGCTTCTATATAGAGGGCAAAAGGTAAATCTGTCAATTTTGTTTCCTCCCCGTTGTATTTAACAGTCATGTTTTTGTCTATCTGAACCGGCATGCAAGCCTGTGTTCCTAAAACACATATTACAATTCCGTCGTCACCTAATTTTTCACCACCGACTGTTCCAATAATTTTTTCTGTTTCCTGCGCATAGATGTTCGCAATTGATACACCAAAAATCAATACTGTTGCTTTGATTACATTTAATATCTTGTTCATTTTACTTTTTTTATAAATTTTAAGTTATTGTATGCGAATTTTTTGTTTGATTTCGCTTTTCTGAAAGCGGGCAAGTTGCCTTGCCTGCCTTCAAAAAAAGCATCTAAATCTGTTACAATCCTTTGCTATTCAGAAAGGAATTGATTTTATATGAACCACTTGACTGGTTGTATGCATGTAAGGCTGAATTTGAACTAAACAACAATTCCATTTCAGAATAAAGTGGGTCGTCAGCGGGAATAACATTATTGACTCTAAAATTACTTCCATATCTATTTTCCAAGTTTTAATATCCTGAAAGCCCCCCTGACCACAATTAAAAAAACAATTGCACCAATGATTAAATCAGGATACTTTGATTGGGTCAACAAAACCAATACTCCTGCTGCGATAACACCAGTATTGATAATAATATCATTCGATGTGAATATCATCGTGGCTTTCATGTGTGCTTCTTCACTTTTTGATTTTTGTAATAAATAAAGGCAAACGGAATTGGCAATTAATGCCAATATGGAAACAATAATCATGGTTTTGAAATCCGGCACAGCTTCGAAACTGATAAATCTGCGTATTACTTCTATAAGCCCAATCAATGCTAAAGCCAGTTGAAAATAGCCACTCAGCTTTGCCACTTTTTTCTTACGGAACACAGTTGAACCGACAGCCCAAAGGCTAAGACCATAAACAAGTGCATCTGCCAGCATATCCAACGAATCGGCAACCAAACCCATAGATTTAGAAATAAAACCCGTGGTAATTTCAATAATAAAAAATGCAAAGTTGATAATCAAAACCGTCCAAAGGAGTTTCGATTGTACCGATGAATTGTCCTTGAATTCATCCGCTTGGACAACAATTGTTTCTTGGAGTTGCGACCCTAAATTGAGTTCTTTCAGGTGATTCTCAATTTCAGAGCTTTCTTCAGAATGAAAGACAGTAAGTTTTCGGTTTTCAATATCGAACACCAAACTTTTAATCATGGAAAGCCCTTCGAGTTTCATCCTGATAAGGGTTTCCTCGGAAGGGCAGTCCATTTTGGAAATGTGAAATGTACTCTTTTGCATATAGTTATTTTTTGTAGGCCAACAACCTCAAGGCATTAAATACCACAACAAGGGTTGAACCTTCGTGAATAACTACGGCAAGGCCTATGCCGGCCAGCCCAAAGATGGTTGCCGGAATAAGTAAAGTAACGATACCCAGGCTAATCCAGAGGTTCTGTTTTATAATACTTGTTGCTTTTCTGCTCAGGCCGATAGCAAAGGGAAGGGTTTCCAGTTTGTCGCCCATTAGGGCAATATCAGCGGTTTCGAGTGCCACATCAGAACCGGCCGCGCCCATGGCTATGCCCACGGTGCTATTGGCCATTGCGGGGGCATCGTTTACGCCATCGCCTACCATTGCCACCTTCGATTCCTGCTCTTGCAGTTTCTTTATGGCATCTACTTTTTCCTCTGGCAACAGGCTGCCCCATGCATCGGTCAAGCCTATTTCTTTGGCAACGGCATCGGCCACTTTCTGGTTGTCGCCCGTGAGCATGACCATCCGTTTGATTCCGATTTTCTTTAATTGCACCAGCGTACTTTTTGCTTCTGCCCTCGGGGTGTCCATTAAGGCGATGATGCCTACATAATCGTCATTCCGGCGAATAAGCATGGTGGTGTTCCCTTCGGCTTCGAGGGCTTTTACTTCTTCTACAATGTTTTTGGAAGGTTTTTTATCATCGAGGGCTTCATACAGTTCCAGGTTGCCTATATATACTTTATCATTCCCCAGTGCTGCCTTTATGCCTTTACCCAAAACGGCTTCCAAATCTGTGGCCTCGGGAATACTATTTCCTTCCAAACGTTTTTTACCGTCCCTTACCACCGCCTTTGCCAAGGGGTGGTCGCTCAGGTTTTCCACGGCAATTGCCATTATCAGCAATTCATTCTCATCGGTATTGTTCAGCGGAACTACTTTAGTGAGTTTTGGTTTGCCTTCGGTAAGTGTCCCGGTTTTATCGAAAGCCAGGGCGGTCAAAACCCCCAGGTCTTCCAACGGTCGCCCGCCCTTGATAAGCACCCCGCTTTTTGCGGCCCTGGCCACCCCGCTCAATACCGCACTGGGCGTGGAAATGGCCAGAGCACAAGGGCTGGCGGCTACCAGGACTGCCATGGCCCTGTAAAAGCTGTCGCTAAAATTTTCGTCTATGACCAAAAAAGCACCGAGCAATACAACCACCAATCCCAAAACAGCGGGAACGAAGTATTTCTCGAATTTATCGGTAAACCGCTGGGTGGGTGATTTCTGCGTTTGAGCTTCATTTACAAGCTTTACCAAACGGGAGAGGGTAGAATCTTTAGCTTCCTTAATAACCTTAACATCTAATGTGTTGTTACCATTGATTGTGCCCGAATAAACCCTGTTTTCGTCACTGATGTTTTTTTCGTTGGAATAGTCTTTTTCGGGATCTTCAACCGGTATTTTATCCACAGGAATACTTTCGCCCGTGATGGGGGCCTGGTTCACACTGCCTTCGCCGCTAACCACGACGCCATCTGACGGGATTTTGCTGTGTGGCTTCACCACGATGATATCGCCTATACACAGTTTTTCAACACCTACTTCTTCAATCCTCCCGTTCTTTTTTAGAAAGGCGGTTTTAGGGGCAAGTTCAGCCAAAGCAGCAATAGATTTACGGGCTTTGTTCATGGCATATTGTTCGAGGGCATGGCCCATACTGAATAAGAACAGCAGCAAAGCGCCTTCGGCCCATGCACCCAGTATAGCTGCACCAATAGCGGCAACCAGCATCAAAAAATCAATTTCAAATCCACCTTTACGTACGGCTTCGAACGCTTCTTTGGTAGTGTAGAAACCGCCAAAGAAATAAGCTCCGATGTACAACGATAGGCTTACCCATGAAGAGACTGCATCTACGAAAGAAAGGCCAAAACCAATGGTCAGCAATATTCCCGAAAGGATAGAGAAAACC
This genomic window from Dysgonomonadaceae bacterium zrk40 contains:
- a CDS encoding heavy metal translocating P-type ATPase; the protein is MKKLKIEIPLILPEVPNEKDQCVQELISLLQEQKGLEKVHVLEAADKGVPQLCFHYNPELISMDRVRSIARQTGASITEKIGHKLIGVEGIRHPRHARGIERNLRDLNGMIEVSVSASGMVRAEFDTSQMDEAAIVKALRKEDLGITDTALKAGEYLRGIKETEKAPKDKKPEHKEKEREEHEHTHGGLFGKNTELVFSILSGILLTIGFGLSFVDAVSSWVSLSLYIGAYFFGGFYTTKEAFEAVRKGGFEIDFLMLVAAIGAAILGAWAEGALLLFLFSMGHALEQYAMNKARKSIAALAELAPKTAFLKKNGRIEEVGVEKLCIGDIIVVKPHSKIPSDGVVVSGEGSVNQAPITGESIPVDKIPVEDPEKDYSNEKNISDENRVYSGTINGNNTLDVKVIKEAKDSTLSRLVKLVNEAQTQKSPTQRFTDKFEKYFVPAVLGLVVVLLGAFLVIDENFSDSFYRAMAVLVAASPCALAISTPSAVLSGVARAAKSGVLIKGGRPLEDLGVLTALAFDKTGTLTEGKPKLTKVVPLNNTDENELLIMAIAVENLSDHPLAKAVVRDGKKRLEGNSIPEATDLEAVLGKGIKAALGNDKVYIGNLELYEALDDKKPSKNIVEEVKALEAEGNTTMLIRRNDDYVGIIALMDTPRAEAKSTLVQLKKIGIKRMVMLTGDNQKVADAVAKEIGLTDAWGSLLPEEKVDAIKKLQEQESKVAMVGDGVNDAPAMANSTVGIAMGAAGSDVALETADIALMGDKLETLPFAIGLSRKATSIIKQNLWISLGIVTLLIPATIFGLAGIGLAVVIHEGSTLVVVFNALRLLAYKK